The following coding sequences lie in one Macrobrachium nipponense isolate FS-2020 chromosome 45, ASM1510439v2, whole genome shotgun sequence genomic window:
- the LOC135214234 gene encoding zinc finger protein 79-like — MEAEKLSSLLLIKEEKNLEEGLIENTGEGSSFADPLLEVKAEPEFFDHGEFDVNCSSQSVKYEEGISPSCDDERVKICIAEESRHFGRRDAFSKREKSHMRTHREKPHTCSICQKSFSQSTNFKRHMRTHTGEQPYNCSICKRSFSQSSDLKRHIRTHTREKPYTCSICQKSFSLSTNLKDMRITREKHIIVLYVKSQ, encoded by the coding sequence ATGGAAGCTGAAAAATTGTCATCATTGCTGTTAAtcaaagaggaaaagaatttgGAGGAGGGCCTTATTGAAAACACAGGAGAAGGCTCTTCATTTGCAGACCCCCTcttagaagtcaaggcagaaccAGAATTTTTTGACCATGGTGAATTTGATGTGAACTGTTCATCCCAATCTGTTAAGTATGAGGAGGGCATCTCTCCAAGCTGTGATGATGAAAGAGTAAAGATCTGTATTGCAGAAGAAAGTAGGCATTTTGGCAGGAGAGATGCATTTTCAAAAAGAGAGAAATCCCACATGAGAACCCATAGAGAGAAACCACATACTTGTtctatatgtcaaaaaagtttttctcaatcaactaatttcaaaagacacatgagaactcatacaggagaacaaccatataattgttctatatgtaaaagaagtttttctcaatcaAGTGATCTCAAAAGACACATAAGAACTCACACAAGAgaaaaaccatatacttgctctatatgtcaaaaaagtttttctctctCAACTAATCTCAAAGACATGAGAATCACAAGAGAAAAACATATAATTGTTCTATATGTCAAGTCTCAATAA